The nucleotide sequence TAAAATGCTTGAGATTGACCTTCTCATTGATGATCAGGTTATTTTTGATTCACAAAGAGATTGCTTCAGTCCATTCAAGTGAGGATTTAACTCGATCAacaaacatctcaacactttacttatttccctacatgttttttttttcaattctatcTTCTTGGTCAAGTGTTTCAGAATTAGATTAGCTTTTAAGATCAGGTGAAAAATCAGcatgcatatcatatcactagaatccaTATAAAAGAACTATGTAAAGACAGGAAAGAcgaacaaataatatatatattaaaataaagttaaataaaataaaataaaatacaataaatgaaTAAAAGGGATACTAcattttgttaaagaaaagatgaCCAAGTTTCAACATAAATGACATATAGAAAAAACAAGATAGACTCCGAACTACAATCTTTAAATTATTCGGATatcagaaagaaaaacaaaataaactttcACAATTCTTTCTAGGACGGAGgggagtgacttctcaattgttgaGATTCACATCTTCTTCAGTTCCCACTTCAGCATGACTAGATCCTTCACCACTATCAATGTCCTACActataattaatttatcttgaatcattctttctatttctctttttaatgCCCGAAAATCTTCAGTACTATGATCCTGAACATCAAAATGATatacacatcgtacattaggatcaaaattccTTGAATATGGATCAGGGGTGTACCCAAGAAGAGAAGTGATCATGTCCTTTTGTCTCAATTTCTGGAATAATCtagtatatgattctccaattggtgtgaaattATCCCTTAGCTTCTGTTTCTTTTCATTGTTTGACTTCGAGCGAAAATCGAATCTAGAGGGGCTTGGGTATGTTACTGAAATTAGAAGATGATTCTGAGGGGTTGGTGcacgccattgtgggtaagaaagGGTTCGGACATATGGATGTGCATTACAACTAGGATACTGAGGGGATGAAATGAAACATAATGGATTTTGTGCGTATGGTTGATGCGCACCGCTCCAATTTTGTCGTGTACCTGGCACAACAGttgctacatcctcttttcttttgtttccacTAAAGCTTCTTGAACCACTTTGAATTTCctgtgttgttgctttcaaagAGGCTTGGCTGATGATCTTTCCAGattttattccattctctaccatctctccaactttaataacttCAGCAAATGTTCTTCCAATAGTAGAAAGTAAATGATGGAAATAATTATGTTCTTGTGCTTGCAAAAAGATATCGATCATTTCAAATTCCTTTatcgatggtctgactcttgaagcctgctctctccatctgacaacatattcttgaaaattttcagtcatcttttttctcatgttggcAAGCGTAATGCGATCTGGTACTATCTCgatgttatattgaaattgttgaacgaAATTCTGAGCCATGTCATCCCACATGTGCCAACGGGAAATACTTGGTCAATAAACCATTCAGAAGCTATTCCTGTCAGGCTTTCTCTAAAATAAGCCATCAATATAGGAATAGCTTTAGAAATTAATATAGGATCCTTAATTTCTTTTAACTTGAATAAACAGTCAAATAGGAAAACTATATTGATGAAATATattcaaatgaaaat is from Capsicum annuum cultivar UCD-10X-F1 chromosome 5, UCD10Xv1.1, whole genome shotgun sequence and encodes:
- the LOC107872507 gene encoding uncharacterized protein LOC107872507 gives rise to the protein MWDDMAQNFVQQFQYNIEIVPDRITLANMRKKMTENFQEYVVRWREQASRVRPSIKEFEMIDIFLQAQEHNYFHHLLSTIGRTFAEVIKVGEMVENGIKSGKIISQASLKATTQEIQSGSRSFSGNKRKEDVATVVPGTRQNWSGAHQPYAQNPLCFISSPQYPSCNAHPYVRTLSYPQWRAPTPQNHLLISVTYPSPSRFDFRSKSNNEKKQKLRDNFTPIGESYTRLFQKLRQKDMITSLLGYTPDPYSRNFDPNVRCVYHFDVQDHSTEDFRALKREIERMIQDKLIIV